From Cellulomonas fimi ATCC 484, a single genomic window includes:
- a CDS encoding YciI family protein — protein sequence MRYMLFICTDPEAEPYSREEDHIEQWVRETEGVRLHGDRLRPVSDAVTVRVRAGRTLTTEGPFAETQEHVAGYDVIECDTLEQAVEVASRHPMARFGRVEVRPFWPFDEED from the coding sequence ATGCGCTACATGCTGTTCATCTGCACCGACCCCGAGGCCGAGCCGTACTCCCGCGAGGAGGACCACATCGAGCAGTGGGTGCGCGAGACGGAGGGCGTGCGGCTGCACGGCGACCGGCTGCGCCCCGTGTCCGACGCCGTGACCGTGCGGGTGCGCGCCGGCCGGACCCTCACCACCGAGGGGCCGTTCGCCGAGACCCAGGAGCACGTCGCCGGGTACGACGTCATCGAGTGCGACACCCTCGAGCAGGCCGTCGAGGTCGCCTCGCGGCACCCGATGGCGCGGTTCGGACGGGTCGAGGTCCGGCCGTTCTGGCCGTTCGACGAGGAGGACTGA
- a CDS encoding VOC family protein, translating to MMLSDFDAIPVLAVTDLQRARDWYEGTLGFTSQGDAVEGVMYSTRTGGFLVYPSGFAGTNQATAISFQVPADRFDAEVADLRDRGVELQTFDVPEGTWQDGVLVSGDMKAAWFADPDGNILNVETGM from the coding sequence ATGATGCTCTCCGACTTCGACGCCATCCCCGTCCTCGCGGTCACGGACCTGCAGCGGGCGCGTGACTGGTACGAGGGGACGCTGGGTTTCACGAGCCAGGGGGACGCCGTCGAAGGCGTGATGTACAGCACGAGGACGGGCGGGTTCCTCGTCTACCCGTCGGGGTTCGCGGGCACGAACCAGGCGACCGCGATCTCGTTCCAGGTCCCGGCGGACCGCTTCGACGCCGAGGTCGCCGACCTGCGCGACCGCGGCGTCGAGCTGCAGACCTTCGACGTCCCGGAAGGCACCTGGCAGGACGGGGTGCTCGTCTCCGGGGACATGAAGGCCGCGTGGTTCGCAGACCCGGACGGCAACATCCTCAACGTCGAGACCGGGATGTGA